The nucleotide window GTGTAAGCTACTGGTATACTACCCCCCTTCCAAGGGAGGCAAAGCAGGGTGGTTGCATTTATTAAAAGAAAATTCTGAACGTTGATTTCGGCTGGCGGTAGGGGCATGGCAATGCTATGCCCCTACAAAATCTCGCAATTTTCGATATTTTCTAAGGGTTGTATGAAACCACCCTGCCTTCTAAGGGAGGCAAAGGAGGATCTTACTTTATGTAGCTCACGTCTAAGATCGCCCCAAGCCCTTTTCCCAGAGAGCCTAAGAAAAACTTGTCAATTACGTAATCTACTTGATGGGAACAGCCTTAACATCAACGGTGTCTGAAGAAGCTGTTGAAGCTTGGTTAGCAGCATCAGCTTCGCTAACTGTTTCCTCGTTACGAGATTTGAGACGCTGCGACAGCATCTGGGATATCTCAGAAACCAGCAGTGTCAAAAGCAAGGCATCGTCAATCTGTCCCACAACAGGAATAAAATCCGGAGCAATGTCAATCGGGCTGAACAGATAGG belongs to Funiculus sociatus GB2-C1 and includes:
- a CDS encoding YkvA family protein — protein: MNFSIQSLYNWYRNTIRNPKYRWWLILGTVAYLFSPIDIAPDFIPVVGQIDDALLLTLLVSEISQMLSQRLKSRNEETVSEADAANQASTASSDTVDVKAVPIK